From a single Terriglobia bacterium genomic region:
- a CDS encoding glycosyltransferase family 2 protein gives MLALFAASRGFGQYFRSHFLDTTFRGLYQANAFDMALLIPYFIVLIWLASYGLHRYTLVYLYYKNRKNRASSDNPPGHFAELPRVTVQLPIFNEQFVIERLLESVCKLQYPREKLEIQVLDDSTDETVEVARNAVDRWAALGYPVTYHHRTNREGYKAGALREGMKCSTGEFIAIFDADFVPPEDFLMRCIHQFTAPDVGMVQTRWTHINRSYSFLTEVEAILLDGHFVLEHGGRSRNGLFFNFNGTAGMWRRRAIEEAGGWQHDTLTEDTDLSYRAQIKGWRFVYLQDVECPAELPVEMTAFKTQQARWAKGLIQCAIKDLPMVMRSKVPLRVKIEAWYHLTANISYPLMIILSTLLLPAMIIRFYQGWFQMLYIDLPLFMASTFSISSFYLVSQKELFPKTWPRCLMFLPFLMAQGIGLTLTNTKVVLEALIGHQTAFARTPKYRVESKKDKVRSSKYRKRLGLVPYFELAIGCYFAATVWYAVTNENYITVPFLCLFVLGYWYTGLMSLLQGRFERFFSGRELREPQTSKPYPVGV, from the coding sequence ATGTTGGCCCTGTTCGCCGCCTCGCGCGGCTTCGGGCAGTACTTTCGTTCGCACTTCCTCGACACCACGTTTCGCGGGCTTTACCAGGCCAACGCCTTCGACATGGCGCTGCTGATTCCGTACTTCATCGTTCTGATCTGGCTGGCGTCCTACGGCCTGCACCGCTACACCCTGGTGTACCTCTACTACAAGAACCGCAAGAACCGCGCCAGCAGCGACAATCCGCCTGGACACTTCGCCGAGTTGCCGCGTGTGACCGTGCAATTACCGATCTTCAACGAGCAGTTCGTGATCGAGCGCCTGCTGGAGTCGGTCTGCAAGCTGCAATACCCGCGCGAGAAGCTGGAAATCCAGGTGCTCGACGATTCCACCGACGAAACCGTGGAGGTCGCGCGCAATGCCGTGGATCGCTGGGCCGCGCTTGGCTATCCGGTCACGTATCACCATCGCACCAACCGCGAGGGCTACAAGGCAGGCGCGCTGCGGGAAGGCATGAAGTGCTCGACCGGCGAGTTCATCGCCATCTTCGACGCCGATTTCGTTCCCCCGGAAGATTTCCTGATGCGCTGCATCCACCAGTTCACCGCGCCCGACGTGGGCATGGTGCAGACGCGCTGGACGCACATCAACCGCAGCTACTCGTTCCTCACCGAGGTCGAGGCCATCCTGCTCGACGGCCACTTCGTGCTGGAGCACGGCGGGCGCTCGCGCAATGGGCTGTTTTTCAACTTCAACGGCACCGCCGGCATGTGGCGGCGCCGCGCCATCGAGGAGGCCGGCGGCTGGCAGCACGACACCCTCACCGAAGACACCGACCTCTCCTACCGCGCGCAGATCAAGGGCTGGCGCTTCGTCTATCTCCAGGATGTGGAATGTCCCGCCGAGCTGCCGGTGGAGATGACCGCCTTCAAGACGCAGCAGGCGCGCTGGGCCAAGGGCCTGATCCAGTGCGCGATCAAAGATCTGCCGATGGTGATGCGCAGCAAAGTTCCGCTGCGGGTGAAGATCGAGGCCTGGTATCACCTGACGGCCAACATCAGCTACCCGCTGATGATCATCCTCTCCACCCTGCTGTTGCCGGCGATGATCATCCGCTTCTACCAGGGCTGGTTCCAGATGCTCTACATTGACCTGCCCTTGTTCATGGCCTCCACGTTCTCGATTTCCAGCTTCTACCTGGTCTCGCAGAAAGAGCTGTTCCCGAAAACCTGGCCGCGCTGCCTGATGTTCCTGCCCTTCCTGATGGCGCAGGGCATCGGCCTGACGCTGACCAACACGAAAGTCGTGCTGGAAGCGCTGATCGGCCACCAGACGGCATTCGCGCGCACTCCCAAGTACCGGGTGGAATCGAAGAAGGACAAGGTCCGCAGCAGCAAGTACCGCAAGCGCCTCGGCCTGGTGCCCTACTTCGAATTGGCCATTGGCTGCTACTTCGCCGCCACCGTCTGGTACGCCGTCACCAACGAGAACTACATCACCGTGCCCTTCCTCTGCCTGTTCGTGCTCGGCTACTGGTACACGGGATTGATGTCGCTGCTGCAGGGCCGCTTCGAGCGCTTCTTCTCCGGCCGCGAACTGCGGGAACCGCAGACCTCGAAACCGTACCCGGTCGGCGTGTAG
- a CDS encoding helix-turn-helix domain-containing protein yields MKTLDQKIKEVSPARRKKIEDRAAQLLAEEMSLRELRRAHKLTQERIAETLGIGQDQVSRLEQRSDLLISTLRSYVEAMGGRLTLVAEFPDHKPVVLSGIAALDTDSTV; encoded by the coding sequence ATGAAGACTCTGGACCAAAAAATTAAGGAAGTGAGCCCCGCCCGGCGCAAGAAGATCGAGGACCGCGCGGCCCAACTCCTCGCGGAGGAAATGTCACTCCGCGAACTGCGCCGTGCACACAAGCTCACGCAGGAGCGCATCGCGGAGACTCTCGGGATTGGCCAGGACCAAGTCTCCCGCCTCGAACAGCGCAGTGACCTTCTGATTTCCACGCTACGCAGCTACGTGGAAGCCATGGGAGGCCGGCTCACTCTCGTCGCTGAATTTCCCGACCACAAGCCCGTGGTGCTATCAGGGATTGCCGCACTCGACACGGACTCCACCGTCTAA
- a CDS encoding type II toxin-antitoxin system RelE/ParE family toxin, translating into MAWEVLFHQEFEPEFDALPEDVQDEMLALARLLQQFGPQLGRPRADTLNGSRHANMKELRFDAADGVWRVAFAFDPNRNAILLVCGDKSGGSEKRFYRQLIEKADFRFDAHLARVKKEKGEKQKQKGEK; encoded by the coding sequence GTGGCTTGGGAAGTCCTCTTTCATCAGGAGTTCGAACCCGAATTTGACGCCCTGCCGGAAGACGTGCAGGACGAGATGCTGGCTCTTGCTAGGTTGCTGCAGCAGTTCGGGCCGCAGCTGGGCCGTCCCCGTGCTGATACCCTGAACGGCTCCCGTCACGCGAACATGAAGGAATTGAGGTTCGATGCCGCCGACGGGGTCTGGAGGGTAGCATTCGCCTTCGACCCGAACAGAAACGCGATTCTCCTGGTCTGTGGAGACAAGTCAGGCGGGAGCGAAAAGCGTTTTTACCGACAGCTAATCGAAAAGGCCGATTTTCGCTTTGATGCCCATCTGGCCCGCGTCAAGAAGGAAAAGGGAGAGAAGCAGAAGCAAAAGGGGGAGAAGTAA
- a CDS encoding aminopeptidase P N-terminal domain-containing protein — protein MKRFVVALLLLIATAAFALERHPNLVYRARREALAKKANGAPIVVFATTESDLTEALTGFRQDEDFWYLTGVNEPGAAVLIVPALDEAAVKTMNAQLPPGRPATLKPRPYSEVLLLPQRNRAAERWTGPKLGPDDPEAKSTGFARVVPLDALRDEIANVISPLGGVVLVNEGKDSKLALEWLKHGNLSVYSRDVKPLIASLRVVKDAGEIEFIRKATDASVEAHLAAWKAIKPGTGERQIASLMVYEFERRGCERPAYGPIVGSGFHSTVLHYDEDSGPIKDGDVIVMDVGGEYSMYATDITRTVPANGHFTPRQREIYDIVLGAQQAAIRAFKSGKSKLTGRDQNSLFLVAYDYINSHGKDLHGQPLGQYFIHGLSHMVGLNVHDPGDTGAPLGPGMVFTIEPGIYIPEESLGARIEDTFLVDANGKLDCLSCKLPKTAEEVEKSMAK, from the coding sequence ATGAAACGATTCGTAGTCGCCCTGCTGCTGCTCATCGCCACCGCCGCCTTTGCCCTGGAGCGGCACCCGAACCTGGTCTATCGCGCCCGCCGTGAGGCCTTGGCGAAGAAAGCCAATGGCGCGCCCATCGTCGTTTTTGCCACCACCGAGAGCGACCTCACCGAAGCGCTCACCGGCTTCCGCCAGGACGAGGATTTCTGGTACCTCACCGGAGTGAACGAGCCCGGCGCGGCGGTGCTGATCGTGCCCGCGCTCGACGAAGCGGCGGTGAAGACCATGAACGCGCAGTTGCCGCCCGGACGTCCGGCGACGCTGAAGCCGCGCCCCTACTCCGAGGTTCTGCTGCTGCCGCAGCGCAACCGTGCCGCGGAGCGCTGGACCGGGCCGAAGCTTGGGCCCGATGATCCGGAGGCAAAGAGCACCGGCTTTGCCCGCGTCGTGCCGCTGGACGCGCTGCGCGACGAGATCGCCAACGTCATTTCCCCGCTGGGCGGCGTGGTGCTGGTCAACGAAGGAAAGGATTCCAAGCTCGCGCTCGAATGGCTGAAGCACGGCAACCTGTCGGTGTATTCGCGCGACGTGAAGCCGCTGATCGCTTCCCTCCGCGTGGTGAAGGATGCGGGCGAGATCGAATTCATCCGCAAGGCGACCGACGCCTCGGTCGAGGCGCACCTGGCGGCCTGGAAGGCGATCAAGCCCGGCACCGGGGAGCGCCAGATCGCCTCTCTCATGGTGTACGAATTCGAGCGCCGCGGCTGCGAGCGCCCGGCGTACGGCCCCATCGTCGGCTCGGGCTTCCACTCCACCGTGCTGCACTACGACGAGGACTCCGGGCCGATCAAGGACGGCGACGTGATCGTGATGGATGTGGGCGGCGAGTACTCGATGTACGCCACCGACATTACCCGCACCGTGCCGGCCAACGGCCACTTCACGCCGCGCCAGCGCGAGATTTATGACATCGTGCTGGGCGCGCAGCAAGCCGCCATCCGGGCGTTCAAGTCGGGCAAGTCCAAGCTGACCGGGCGCGACCAGAATTCCCTGTTCCTGGTCGCCTACGACTACATCAACTCGCACGGCAAGGACCTGCACGGGCAGCCGCTGGGACAGTACTTCATCCACGGCCTCAGCCACATGGTCGGGCTCAACGTGCATGATCCCGGCGATACCGGCGCGCCGCTGGGACCGGGCATGGTGTTCACCATCGAGCCGGGAATTTATATTCCGGAAGAGAGCCTCGGCGCGCGCATCGAAGACACGTTCCTGGTGGACGCGAATGGAAAGCTCGACTGCCTGAGCTGCAAGCTGCCGAAGACGGCCGAGGAGGTTGAGAAGAGCATGGCGAAGTAG
- a CDS encoding biotin transporter BioY: MARDTAIVRDQVAAMTAARQVAIVVGASLFVALCARLSLPLPFTPVPLTLANFGVLVVGLLLGSKRGFAALALYLAQGAAGLPVFSPAGPGGIAQLLGPTGGYLLAYPLAAFIAGWIAERGAGKFGRFLVAALAAEVVIFAGGLAWLMVLTHGATQAMSFGLYPFVFAEVIKITAAAGIGTKIKL; the protein is encoded by the coding sequence ATGGCGAGAGATACAGCGATTGTCCGGGACCAGGTCGCGGCCATGACCGCGGCCCGGCAGGTGGCGATAGTGGTCGGCGCGAGCCTGTTTGTGGCGCTGTGCGCGCGGCTGTCGTTGCCGCTGCCGTTTACGCCCGTGCCCTTGACGCTGGCCAACTTCGGCGTCCTGGTAGTCGGCCTGCTGCTGGGCAGCAAGCGCGGATTCGCGGCGCTCGCCCTTTACCTGGCGCAGGGCGCGGCGGGATTGCCGGTGTTCAGCCCGGCGGGTCCGGGCGGAATCGCGCAATTGCTGGGCCCCACCGGCGGCTACCTGCTGGCGTATCCCCTGGCGGCGTTCATCGCCGGGTGGATCGCGGAGCGCGGCGCGGGCAAGTTCGGACGATTCCTGGTGGCGGCGCTGGCGGCGGAAGTTGTCATTTTCGCCGGCGGTCTGGCGTGGCTGATGGTGTTGACGCACGGCGCCACCCAGGCGATGAGCTTCGGGCTGTATCCGTTTGTCTTTGCCGAAGTCATCAAGATCACGGCCGCGGCGGGAATTGGAACCAAGATCAAGTTGTGA
- a CDS encoding ABC transporter substrate-binding protein, producing MPTSASTKTRTISIAHSPDSDDAFMFYGLATNKVRVPGLKFTHTLCDIETLNRKAMEAVYDVTAISFHAYPYIQEQYALMSCGGSVGDGYGPMIVAAKALSIAEVKTRRIAVPGKLTTAYLALKLFAPQIETVVVPFDQIIPQVLQGKHDAGLIIHEGQLTYAKSGLHRILDLGKWWRDKEGLPLPLGGNAIRRELGRETIAGISGALKRSIQYALDHREQALNYAMQFARDLDPQSADKFVGMYVNERTLDYGEDGRAAVALLLDLGHKAGVIPNDPKVEFV from the coding sequence ATGCCCACATCAGCCTCCACGAAAACGCGCACCATCAGCATCGCGCACAGTCCCGATTCCGACGATGCGTTCATGTTTTACGGCCTGGCGACGAACAAGGTGCGCGTGCCCGGCCTGAAGTTCACGCACACCCTTTGCGACATCGAAACGCTGAACCGCAAGGCGATGGAAGCCGTGTACGACGTGACCGCCATCTCCTTCCACGCCTACCCGTACATCCAGGAGCAGTACGCGCTGATGTCGTGCGGCGGCAGCGTGGGCGACGGGTACGGCCCGATGATCGTCGCCGCCAAGGCGCTCTCGATCGCCGAAGTCAAGACGCGGCGCATCGCCGTGCCGGGAAAATTGACCACCGCCTACCTGGCATTGAAGCTGTTTGCGCCCCAGATCGAGACCGTGGTGGTTCCGTTCGACCAGATCATCCCGCAGGTGCTCCAGGGCAAGCACGACGCCGGCCTCATCATCCACGAAGGCCAGCTTACGTATGCCAAGTCGGGGCTGCACCGCATCCTCGATCTCGGCAAGTGGTGGCGCGACAAGGAAGGCCTGCCGCTGCCGCTGGGCGGAAACGCGATCCGTCGCGAGCTGGGCCGGGAAACGATTGCCGGCATCTCCGGCGCGCTGAAACGCAGCATCCAGTACGCGCTCGACCACCGCGAGCAGGCGCTGAATTATGCCATGCAGTTCGCGCGCGACCTGGATCCGCAGTCGGCGGACAAGTTCGTCGGCATGTACGTCAACGAGCGCACGCTGGATTACGGCGAGGACGGCCGCGCCGCGGTGGCGTTGCTGCTCGACCTGGGCCACAAGGCGGGAGTGATCCCGAACGATCCGAAGGTGGAGTTCGTCTAA
- a CDS encoding PilZ domain-containing protein: protein MAWDLKERRFFDRIVIPATANLFLEDEQGNRFGRIRMLGRGGFLLETNRRFPAAETLAFTIVGEDDAVHRQVQAVQRYTNPNGDVGFEFQELEPDAAVEIGVLIDKYLNAVRAAK, encoded by the coding sequence ATGGCTTGGGACTTAAAAGAGCGGCGCTTCTTCGATCGCATCGTCATTCCCGCGACCGCCAACCTGTTTCTCGAGGATGAGCAGGGCAACCGCTTCGGGCGGATTCGCATGCTGGGCCGGGGCGGCTTTTTGCTGGAAACCAACCGCCGATTTCCCGCCGCCGAAACTCTGGCTTTCACCATCGTCGGCGAAGACGACGCTGTCCACCGCCAGGTCCAAGCCGTGCAGCGCTATACCAATCCCAACGGCGATGTCGGCTTTGAGTTCCAGGAGCTGGAGCCCGACGCCGCAGTGGAAATCGGCGTCTTGATCGACAAGTATCTCAACGCTGTCCGCGCCGCCAAGTAG